The following are from one region of the Bacillota bacterium genome:
- a CDS encoding PAS domain-containing protein, producing the protein MQGEHVLDGIAVGVITVNSKGIVCTVNKPAAALLSLEGEKFVGLKIDDIIPEARMGNILNAGERQQSIQWLIGDETIIITSKPLVQEEAPAGAVITLQKLSELKDLLLDFQTMQALKTEIENLNTLNNQLMTAFDYCFDEVYVTDGQGYTVFVSKACEKFYGVNARDMLGKHVNQLEKDGIFSHSVSREVLQKKHQVSLIQGTNKGRKLLVTANPVFSESGDIELIVTISRDITETSNLKDKLVETEELSKMYLSEIERLKTGQSQSQELVVVSEPMKQIMDTVKRIAKVDSTIFIEGESGVGKGVVASRIHQQSKRAEKAFISVNCGAIPENLIESELFGYESGAFTGAQKGGKKGLFEAANGGSIFLDEIGELPLSLQVKLLHVIQEKKLRRIGGNKDIIVDVRIIAATNRNIQQLVQQGKFREDLFYRLNVIPLSIPPLRHRRGDIIPLIEQFLKKFNDIYRLKKQVSEPALEALSAYNWPGNVRELENLIERLVVTSDTNRIDTCHLPDHLTNSANKNQKGVMVLNICPLKRATEEMESQLIQKAHERYKNTYRIAEALQINQSTVVRKMHKYFGDKEEADNK; encoded by the coding sequence ATGCAGGGTGAACATGTTCTTGATGGAATTGCCGTTGGTGTTATTACGGTGAATAGCAAAGGAATAGTTTGCACAGTTAACAAGCCGGCCGCGGCATTACTCAGTTTAGAGGGAGAAAAGTTTGTCGGGCTTAAAATAGATGACATAATTCCAGAAGCCCGTATGGGCAATATTTTGAATGCAGGGGAAAGGCAGCAGTCTATCCAATGGCTGATAGGTGATGAAACAATTATTATCACCTCGAAACCTTTAGTACAAGAAGAGGCACCGGCGGGGGCAGTAATAACCTTACAAAAGTTATCTGAACTGAAAGATTTATTGCTTGATTTTCAAACAATGCAAGCATTAAAAACCGAAATTGAAAACTTAAATACCCTCAATAACCAATTAATGACTGCATTTGATTATTGTTTTGACGAAGTATACGTTACAGACGGACAGGGTTATACAGTGTTTGTCAGTAAGGCATGCGAGAAGTTTTACGGGGTAAATGCCCGGGACATGCTAGGCAAACATGTTAACCAGTTGGAGAAAGACGGCATATTTTCTCATTCCGTGAGCCGCGAAGTACTACAGAAGAAACACCAAGTTTCCCTTATTCAAGGCACTAATAAAGGAAGAAAACTATTGGTGACCGCAAACCCTGTATTCAGCGAAAGCGGCGACATAGAATTAATTGTAACCATTTCCCGCGATATCACAGAAACAAGTAATCTTAAAGACAAATTAGTTGAAACTGAAGAACTGTCCAAGATGTACCTTTCTGAAATAGAAAGATTGAAAACCGGTCAATCTCAAAGCCAGGAGTTAGTTGTTGTAAGTGAGCCCATGAAACAAATCATGGATACAGTAAAACGAATAGCCAAGGTGGATTCTACTATCTTTATTGAAGGAGAATCAGGTGTTGGTAAAGGAGTTGTGGCTTCTCGTATTCACCAGCAGAGCAAACGTGCTGAAAAAGCCTTTATCTCTGTTAATTGCGGAGCAATACCGGAAAACCTTATCGAATCTGAGTTATTTGGCTACGAGTCCGGGGCGTTCACCGGCGCTCAAAAAGGTGGCAAGAAAGGCCTTTTTGAGGCCGCAAACGGAGGTTCAATTTTCCTTGATGAAATAGGTGAACTACCATTATCATTGCAGGTCAAATTACTGCACGTCATTCAGGAAAAAAAGTTGAGACGCATTGGTGGGAATAAGGATATTATCGTTGACGTACGAATTATAGCAGCCACTAATAGAAATATCCAACAGCTTGTTCAACAAGGTAAGTTCAGGGAAGACCTCTTTTACAGGCTTAACGTCATCCCACTGTCGATCCCCCCCTTACGCCACCGCAGAGGAGATATTATACCTCTGATTGAGCAATTTTTGAAAAAATTCAACGATATATACAGACTAAAAAAGCAAGTTTCTGAGCCCGCTCTCGAAGCTTTAAGTGCGTACAACTGGCCTGGCAATGTAAGAGAACTGGAAAATCTAATAGAAAGACTGGTAGTTACTTCAGACACCAATAGAATTGATACGTGCCACCTGCCTGATCATCTTACGAACTCCGCCAACAAAAACCAAAAAGGTGTTATGGTGCTGAACATTTGCCCTTTGAAGAGAGCAACTGAAGAGATGGAAAGCCAGCTCATACAAAAGGCCCATGAGAGGTACAAGAACACATACAGAATAGCAGAAGCCCTTCAGATTAACCAGTCTACCGTAGTGCGTAAAATGCATAAATATTTTGGTGATAAAGAAGAAGCAGATAATAAGTAG
- a CDS encoding aldehyde:ferredoxin oxidoreductase — translation MFGFYGKLLRVNLSEEESLVEDISTEVLKTYLGGKGLGSYLLLKNVGANIEPLSPGNKLIFTTGNAAGTHMWGSSRYGVFTRSPLTGLYAESYSGGKVAPAIKGTGYDAIILEGQAKRHVYLEISDTGVRFHNASHLWGKDTYSTEDSVLKETGVKGAQAVVIGPAGENKVRYACIENNYWRSAGRTGVGAVLGSKNVKALVFHGVAKAQLANPQMLKEYVNELKDLAKDHPAVKAYKTYGTTMMVSMMNEAKCFPTKYWSKNQFAGWKNICGETFVETQDVRPKACPQCMMACGKLTTVKSGRHAGLKLEGPEYETIYSFGGLCCIDRLDEIIYLNDLCDRLGLDTITAGNLVALIMEASERGLIEYNLKYGDAVGAASLLKKIVSREGIGEILAEGIKIASKELGLSDLAIHVKGLEPPGYDPRVLKGVGLGYATSARGACHLRATFYKPELSGMIDPQIIEDKAKLYIDYENRLTIFNTQILCVFYRDLIQWPNLATLVEATTGLKYTEQEFNRMANNIIGLTRQFNINHGAGPQDDKLPKRLFDEPHKNVESNLTESELNQMVLDYYKLRGWSERGIPSVLEI, via the coding sequence GAAGAGTCTTTAGTTGAAGATATTTCTACTGAAGTTCTAAAAACATATCTCGGGGGTAAAGGCCTGGGCTCTTATCTGTTACTGAAAAATGTGGGTGCGAATATAGAACCTTTGTCTCCCGGTAATAAATTAATCTTTACAACCGGTAATGCTGCCGGGACCCATATGTGGGGAAGCAGTCGTTATGGTGTTTTTACACGGTCGCCCTTAACCGGCCTGTATGCCGAGTCATACAGCGGGGGCAAGGTTGCCCCGGCGATAAAAGGAACAGGCTATGATGCAATTATTTTGGAAGGCCAGGCAAAACGGCATGTTTATTTGGAGATATCTGATACAGGTGTACGATTCCATAATGCTTCCCACCTTTGGGGGAAAGATACCTATTCAACAGAAGACAGTGTATTAAAAGAAACGGGCGTAAAGGGTGCCCAGGCTGTTGTAATAGGGCCGGCGGGAGAGAACAAAGTAAGGTATGCCTGTATAGAAAATAATTATTGGCGTTCAGCTGGCCGGACGGGCGTTGGTGCTGTGTTGGGTTCCAAGAATGTTAAGGCCCTGGTGTTCCACGGGGTAGCAAAGGCCCAATTAGCAAACCCACAGATGCTGAAAGAATATGTTAATGAATTAAAGGATCTAGCCAAGGACCATCCTGCAGTGAAAGCATATAAGACTTATGGGACCACTATGATGGTTTCCATGATGAATGAAGCAAAGTGTTTTCCCACCAAGTATTGGTCAAAGAATCAATTTGCTGGCTGGAAAAATATTTGCGGAGAGACTTTTGTAGAGACCCAGGATGTAAGACCGAAGGCTTGCCCTCAATGTATGATGGCCTGCGGTAAATTAACAACCGTTAAGTCAGGAAGACACGCCGGATTAAAGCTGGAGGGGCCGGAATACGAAACCATTTATTCATTCGGCGGCTTATGCTGTATTGACCGTCTTGATGAAATTATTTATTTAAATGACCTGTGTGACCGGTTGGGGTTAGATACCATTACGGCCGGTAATTTAGTGGCATTGATAATGGAGGCCAGCGAGAGAGGTTTAATTGAATACAACCTGAAATATGGAGACGCTGTGGGAGCGGCTTCCCTTCTGAAAAAAATAGTCAGCCGGGAGGGCATTGGTGAAATACTGGCAGAAGGAATTAAGATCGCAAGTAAAGAGCTTGGGCTTTCCGACCTGGCTATTCATGTGAAGGGTCTTGAGCCACCCGGTTATGACCCCAGGGTTTTAAAGGGAGTCGGTTTGGGGTATGCAACATCGGCAAGGGGTGCGTGTCACCTCAGGGCTACTTTTTACAAGCCCGAACTGTCAGGGATGATTGACCCGCAAATAATCGAAGATAAAGCTAAACTTTATATAGATTATGAAAACAGGCTAACAATTTTCAACACTCAAATTCTCTGCGTGTTTTACCGGGATTTAATACAGTGGCCGAACTTGGCAACCCTTGTTGAGGCAACTACCGGTTTAAAATATACAGAGCAAGAATTTAACCGGATGGCTAACAATATAATTGGTCTTACCCGCCAGTTTAATATTAATCATGGTGCGGGTCCGCAGGACGATAAACTTCCTAAAAGGTTGTTTGACGAGCCTCATAAGAATGTAGAAAGCAATCTTACCGAATCCGAGTTAAATCAAATGGTATTAGACTATTATAAATTAAGGGGCTGGAGTGAAAGAGGTATTCCCTCGGTGTTAGAAATTTAG